The proteins below are encoded in one region of Bosea sp. BIWAKO-01:
- a CDS encoding mannitol dehydrogenase family protein — protein MAVTLSQARLGEIGSTVSQPSYRAQDLSAGIVHFGVGNFHRAHQACYLDELFESGLDRDWAIIGTGVQEGDAAMGRDLAAQDFLTTVVAQEATSAQARITGAMIDFIAPGDRAGLLARLVDARTRIVSLTVTEGGYYVDPATQSFDANHADIIADAADRLACPKTAFGLIAAALLQRRAAGLAPFTVMSCDNLPGNGHVTENAVSGLVELIDRSDARWIRESVAFPNGMVDRITPATSERERAALRGDFGIDDRRPVFCEGFRQWVLEDRFPAGRPRLEQVGVEFVADVAPFELMKIRILNGGHAAIAYPAGLLDIHFVHEAMEDPQIARFLRTLLEDEIIPLVPPVPNTDLATYRRTIERRFANPKIGDTIRRLCLDGSNRQPKFILPTLRDALGAGRPIDGLALVSALWCRYCYGETESGKPIAPNDPSWPRLTEQARKARTRPDAWLEMRGVYGDLADDPRFREAFGQALQRLWRLGTRASLDHYQAMRAPNP, from the coding sequence ATGGCCGTCACTCTGTCGCAGGCCCGGCTCGGCGAAATCGGCAGCACGGTGTCCCAGCCGAGCTATCGCGCGCAGGATCTCAGCGCCGGCATCGTCCATTTCGGTGTCGGCAATTTTCACCGCGCGCATCAGGCCTGCTATCTCGACGAACTCTTCGAGAGCGGGCTCGATCGCGACTGGGCGATCATCGGCACCGGCGTGCAGGAGGGCGACGCCGCCATGGGGCGCGATCTCGCCGCGCAGGATTTCCTGACCACGGTCGTCGCGCAGGAAGCGACCTCGGCGCAGGCGCGGATCACCGGCGCGATGATCGATTTCATCGCTCCCGGCGACAGGGCAGGGCTGCTCGCTCGCCTCGTCGATGCCCGTACGCGGATCGTCTCGCTCACCGTCACCGAGGGCGGCTACTACGTCGACCCGGCAACGCAGTCCTTCGACGCGAACCATGCAGACATCATTGCCGATGCTGCAGACCGTCTCGCCTGTCCAAAGACCGCCTTCGGGTTGATCGCGGCTGCCCTGCTGCAGCGCCGCGCCGCCGGCCTTGCACCCTTCACGGTGATGTCCTGCGACAACCTGCCGGGCAACGGCCATGTCACGGAAAATGCCGTCTCCGGGCTCGTGGAACTGATTGACCGTTCGGACGCGCGCTGGATCCGCGAGAGCGTCGCCTTTCCCAACGGGATGGTCGACCGGATCACGCCCGCGACTTCGGAGCGTGAGCGCGCGGCCTTGCGCGGCGATTTCGGCATCGACGACCGGCGCCCGGTTTTTTGCGAGGGCTTTCGGCAATGGGTGCTGGAGGATCGCTTCCCCGCCGGGCGGCCCCGGCTCGAACAGGTCGGCGTCGAATTCGTCGCCGATGTCGCGCCCTTCGAGCTGATGAAGATCCGCATCCTGAATGGCGGGCACGCGGCGATCGCCTATCCCGCCGGCCTGCTCGATATCCATTTCGTGCATGAAGCGATGGAGGATCCGCAGATTGCGCGCTTTCTCCGGACCCTGCTCGAGGACGAGATCATTCCACTCGTGCCGCCGGTGCCCAACACTGATCTTGCGACCTATCGGCGGACGATCGAGCGGCGCTTCGCCAATCCGAAGATCGGTGACACGATCCGCCGGCTTTGCCTGGACGGATCGAACCGCCAGCCAAAGTTCATCCTGCCGACGCTACGCGATGCGCTGGGGGCAGGTCGCCCCATCGACGGCCTCGCGCTCGTCTCAGCGCTGTGGTGCCGCTATTGCTATGGCGAAACCGAAAGCGGAAAGCCGATCGCGCCGAACGATCCGAGCTGGCCAAGGCTGACCGAGCAGGCCCGCAAGGCCAGAACCCGGCCGGACGCCTGGCTCGAGATGCGGGGTGTCTATGGCGATCTGGCGGATGACCCGCGCTTCCGGGAGGCCTTCGGCCAGGCCCTGCAACGCCTCTGGCGCCTCGGCACGCGGGCGAGCCTCGATCACTATCAGGCGATGCGAGCGCCCAATCCCTGA
- a CDS encoding DMT family transporter produces the protein MTHHSTQLSERSRGTVLVLAATICWSASGLYSRLLTTDVWTAIGWRSLFAGLFLIGPLLMLGGGLSRRHWRAVVQPAGLAMIACQTISQASFIGAYYTTSVANVAAIYATAPFIAALLGWLLLKERASWRTLATGLVCLIGVGIIMASSIGGGRVVGDLLALVMTASFAMVIVLPRLNPDLPALPPIIVSALLTFVLFAPFGSAGSLDLHNWVVLAAFGATNFSIALVLFIMGARHLPPAEAALIGTTEIVMTPLWVWLLLAEKPPVATVIGGAVIFAAVVCHTAVELTRSRRKTSS, from the coding sequence TTGACCCACCACTCGACACAATTGAGCGAACGCTCCAGGGGGACGGTCCTCGTCCTGGCGGCGACGATCTGCTGGAGCGCCAGCGGGCTCTATTCGCGCCTGCTGACCACCGATGTCTGGACGGCGATCGGATGGCGGTCCTTGTTTGCGGGGCTCTTCCTGATCGGGCCCTTGCTCATGCTCGGCGGCGGACTGTCCCGTCGGCACTGGCGGGCGGTCGTGCAGCCGGCCGGTTTGGCCATGATCGCCTGCCAGACGATCAGCCAGGCGAGCTTCATCGGCGCCTATTATACGACCAGCGTCGCCAACGTCGCCGCGATCTATGCAACCGCACCGTTCATTGCCGCGCTCCTGGGCTGGCTGCTCCTGAAGGAGCGCGCCTCCTGGCGTACGCTGGCGACAGGCTTGGTATGTCTGATCGGGGTCGGCATCATCATGGCCTCGTCGATCGGCGGAGGCAGGGTCGTGGGCGACCTGCTTGCCCTCGTCATGACGGCCTCGTTCGCCATGGTCATCGTGCTGCCAAGGCTGAACCCGGACCTGCCGGCGCTGCCGCCCATCATCGTCAGCGCCCTGCTGACCTTCGTGCTGTTTGCCCCATTCGGCTCGGCAGGTTCGCTCGACCTGCATAACTGGGTCGTGCTCGCGGCCTTCGGCGCCACGAATTTCTCGATCGCGCTGGTGCTGTTCATCATGGGCGCACGTCACCTGCCGCCGGCCGAGGCGGCGCTCATCGGGACGACGGAGATCGTGATGACACCCTTGTGGGTCTGGCTCCTGCTGGCCGAGAAACCGCCGGTTGCCACGGTTATCGGGGGCGCGGTCATCTTCGCAGCGGTTGTCTGCCATACCGCGGTCGAATTGACGCGGTCCCGCCGAAAGACCAGCTCCTGA
- a CDS encoding HAD family phosphatase, producing MAPHPRFDLIILDCDGVLVDSETISCRTLVDILSPLDPDYDLEAVMRRYLGRPASAVIEDYERMTGRPAPESFRRDWRARLFSAFSAALQPVAGVREAVEAFDVDYCVASSSDEERIEHCLRKVGLWDLFEGRIFSTTRVQRGKPAPDLFLLAARERGVAPGRCLVIEDSVSGVLAAKAAGMTAYGLTAGSHFAVLDQRRALVEAGADRLLGAWCELALPATVG from the coding sequence ATGGCTCCACATCCCCGCTTCGACCTCATCATCCTCGACTGCGACGGCGTGCTCGTCGACAGCGAGACGATCAGCTGCCGCACCCTGGTCGATATTCTCTCGCCACTGGACCCGGATTATGATCTGGAAGCGGTGATGCGGCGCTATCTCGGGCGGCCCGCCAGCGCAGTCATCGAGGATTATGAGCGCATGACCGGCCGGCCGGCTCCGGAGAGTTTCAGGCGGGACTGGCGGGCGCGGCTCTTCTCCGCCTTCAGCGCGGCGCTGCAGCCCGTCGCCGGCGTGCGCGAGGCGGTCGAGGCCTTCGATGTCGACTATTGCGTCGCGTCCTCCAGCGACGAGGAGCGCATCGAGCATTGCCTGCGCAAGGTGGGGCTCTGGGATCTGTTCGAAGGGCGGATCTTCAGCACGACCCGCGTCCAGCGCGGCAAACCCGCGCCCGACCTCTTCCTGCTCGCGGCGCGCGAGCGCGGCGTAGCGCCCGGACGCTGCCTTGTCATCGAGGACAGCGTCAGCGGCGTGCTCGCCGCCAAGGCGGCAGGAATGACCGCCTATGGCCTGACCGCGGGCAGCCATTTCGCGGTGCTGGACCAGCGGCGCGCCCTGGTCGAGGCCGGCGCCGACAGGTTGCTCGGCGCCTGGTGCGAGCTCGCGCTGCCTGCAACGGTGGGCTGA
- the ugpE gene encoding sn-glycerol-3-phosphate ABC transporter permease UgpE encodes MNERTPVLDVVCHLILLVGAALVCLPLYFVFVTGTLTQQEVMRVPMSWLPGDAYFTNLQTVLSSANFGRLLLNSFIIASGITIGKLSVSVIAAFAVTYFRFPFRLTVFWLIFMSLMLPIEVRIVPTYESAANVALPLNILGSWLGMQVLVDLDWNMVNRYSGLILPLIASATATFLFRQFFLTIPDELCEAARIDGASPWQFFRLILLPLSRSNIVALAIILFLMGWNQYLWPLLLTTEPAMANAVIGLKKLMPQADSLPTWHLLMNAALLTMLPPTLVILLLQRWFVKGLVDSGK; translated from the coding sequence ATGAACGAGCGCACGCCCGTCCTCGACGTCGTCTGCCATCTCATCCTGCTGGTCGGCGCAGCACTCGTCTGCCTGCCGCTTTATTTCGTCTTCGTCACCGGCACGCTGACCCAGCAGGAGGTCATGCGGGTGCCGATGTCCTGGCTGCCTGGCGACGCCTATTTCACCAACCTGCAGACCGTGCTGAGCAGTGCCAATTTCGGCCGACTCCTGCTCAACTCCTTCATCATCGCCAGCGGCATCACCATCGGAAAGCTCTCGGTCTCGGTGATCGCGGCCTTCGCCGTCACCTATTTCCGTTTTCCCTTCCGGCTGACCGTGTTCTGGCTGATCTTCATGTCGCTGATGCTGCCGATCGAGGTCCGCATCGTCCCGACCTATGAATCGGCGGCCAATGTCGCCCTGCCGCTCAACATCCTCGGCTCATGGCTCGGCATGCAGGTTCTGGTCGATCTCGACTGGAACATGGTCAACCGCTATTCCGGCCTGATCCTGCCCTTGATCGCCTCGGCCACCGCGACCTTCCTGTTCCGCCAGTTCTTCCTGACCATTCCGGACGAGCTCTGCGAGGCCGCCCGCATCGACGGCGCCAGCCCCTGGCAGTTCTTCCGCCTGATCCTGCTGCCGCTCTCGCGCTCCAACATCGTCGCGCTCGCGATCATCCTCTTCCTGATGGGCTGGAACCAGTATCTCTGGCCGCTGCTGCTCACCACCGAACCCGCCATGGCCAATGCCGTGATCGGGCTGAAGAAGCTGATGCCGCAGGCCGACTCGCTGCCGACCTGGCATCTCCTGATGAACGCGGCCCTGCTGACGATGCTGCCGCCGACCCTCGTCATCCTTCTCCTTCAGCGCTGGTTCGTGAAGGGACTTGTCGACAGCGGCAAGTAG
- a CDS encoding GFA family protein, translating to MQRVASCTCGQLSITVEGEPRGVGLCHCLACQSRTGSAFAYLASFAGPYTVSGRASEYVRTGDQGAAFIFRFCPVCGSNLFHSEEGVTGSVSVAVGAFGDPDFPLPEMSVYDIRRHGWVALPSGIKAFPRDPD from the coding sequence ATGCAACGCGTCGCCTCCTGCACATGCGGCCAGCTGAGCATCACTGTCGAAGGCGAGCCGCGTGGGGTCGGGCTGTGCCATTGCCTGGCATGTCAGAGCAGAACGGGAAGCGCTTTTGCCTATCTGGCCAGCTTTGCCGGCCCCTACACGGTGTCCGGGCGGGCTTCCGAATATGTTCGTACCGGCGACCAGGGAGCGGCGTTCATATTCCGCTTCTGTCCGGTCTGCGGGAGCAATCTCTTCCACAGCGAGGAGGGGGTGACCGGGTCGGTATCGGTTGCTGTCGGCGCCTTCGGCGACCCGGATTTCCCGCTGCCCGAGATGTCCGTCTACGACATCCGGCGGCATGGATGGGTTGCGCTGCCCTCCGGTATCAAGGCGTTTCCGCGAGACCCGGACTGA
- a CDS encoding glycerophosphodiester phosphodiesterase family protein — translation MRIIGHRGARNIWAENSLSGFRQVCDLKNVCDLKVDAVELDVHLSADGEIMVIHDPLLERTTDHKGPVAGLSREALRKVRLNDTLGETIPTLAAVLDVFAPTGIELEIEMKMDALGNPYPGLLEKVIALVEARGMAARVVLTCFVPEVIQEIKEKAPHMRRLASVDRRSCEAFGGVDATLRRFVDLGCIIAVEQSLLRLALDRALGIVGREKLGVWVPNTLRELDYWLGQPIAQITSDRPDLALQLLAAKAG, via the coding sequence ATGCGGATCATCGGACATCGCGGCGCGCGCAATATCTGGGCGGAGAACAGCCTCAGCGGCTTCCGGCAAGTCTGCGACCTCAAGAACGTCTGCGACCTCAAGGTCGACGCGGTCGAACTCGATGTGCATCTCTCCGCCGATGGCGAGATCATGGTGATCCATGATCCGCTGCTCGAGCGCACCACGGACCATAAGGGGCCGGTCGCCGGGCTCTCCCGCGAGGCGCTGCGCAAGGTTCGGCTCAACGACACGCTGGGCGAGACGATCCCGACCTTGGCGGCCGTGCTCGACGTCTTCGCGCCGACCGGCATCGAGCTCGAGATCGAGATGAAGATGGATGCGCTCGGCAATCCCTATCCCGGTCTGCTGGAGAAGGTCATCGCGCTGGTCGAGGCCAGGGGCATGGCCGCGCGCGTCGTCCTGACCTGCTTCGTTCCGGAGGTCATCCAGGAGATCAAGGAAAAGGCGCCGCATATGCGCCGCCTCGCTTCGGTCGATCGTCGCTCCTGCGAAGCCTTCGGCGGCGTCGATGCCACCTTGCGGCGCTTCGTCGATCTCGGCTGCATCATCGCGGTCGAACAGTCGCTGCTGCGTCTTGCGCTTGATCGGGCGCTGGGCATCGTCGGGCGCGAGAAACTCGGCGTCTGGGTGCCGAACACCCTGCGCGAGCTTGATTACTGGCTGGGGCAGCCGATCGCGCAGATCACCAGCGATCGGCCCGATCTCGCCCTGCAGCTGCTGGCCGCGAAGGCTGGGTGA
- a CDS encoding ABC transporter permease subunit, whose protein sequence is MLARNSAAELPAAAVGGWRLRWPLRRRAAPAFSDGQAESGLKRAHFTEWRLPFWLLAPQLFILLLFFFIPSVRALIQAFQLTDPFGATTQWVGFQNFERLFRSSVYWSSVQVTVVFTVAQNVLTLSLALLLAFASNHILRGRGAYRTILLLPYAIAPAIAGIMLAFLFNPRVGPVAHMLQGLGLDWDPNRNSSHALALIVMAASWKHICYNYIFLVAALLSVPHSILESAYLDGAGPIQRFLRISLPMIAPTLFFLIVINFVYGLFETFAIVDATTRGGPAGATSILVYKVYQDGFVTLDLGSSAAQSVILMGLALLLTYAQFRFIERRVNYSV, encoded by the coding sequence ATGCTGGCAAGAAATAGCGCGGCGGAGCTTCCCGCGGCGGCTGTCGGCGGCTGGCGCTTGCGCTGGCCGCTGCGGCGCCGGGCTGCTCCGGCTTTCTCCGACGGGCAGGCCGAGAGCGGCTTGAAGCGGGCCCATTTCACGGAATGGCGCTTGCCCTTCTGGCTGCTGGCGCCGCAGCTCTTCATCCTCCTGCTGTTCTTCTTCATCCCCTCCGTCAGGGCGCTGATCCAGGCCTTCCAGCTCACCGATCCGTTCGGCGCGACGACGCAATGGGTCGGCTTCCAGAATTTCGAGCGGCTGTTCCGCAGCAGCGTCTACTGGTCCTCGGTCCAGGTCACGGTCGTGTTCACCGTCGCGCAGAACGTGCTGACGCTGTCGCTCGCGCTGCTGCTCGCCTTCGCCTCGAACCACATCCTGCGCGGGCGCGGCGCCTACCGCACCATCCTGCTGCTGCCCTATGCGATCGCGCCCGCGATTGCGGGCATCATGCTCGCCTTCCTGTTCAACCCGCGCGTGGGCCCGGTCGCCCATATGCTGCAGGGGCTCGGCCTCGACTGGGACCCGAACCGCAATTCCTCGCACGCGCTCGCCCTGATCGTCATGGCGGCGTCCTGGAAACACATCTGCTACAACTACATCTTCCTCGTCGCGGCGCTGCTTTCGGTGCCCCACTCGATCCTGGAATCCGCCTATCTCGACGGAGCCGGGCCGATCCAGCGCTTCCTGCGCATCTCGCTGCCGATGATCGCGCCGACGCTGTTCTTCCTGATCGTCATCAATTTCGTCTACGGGCTGTTCGAGACCTTCGCCATCGTCGACGCGACGACGCGTGGCGGCCCGGCCGGAGCGACCTCGATCCTGGTCTACAAGGTCTACCAGGACGGTTTCGTCACGCTCGATCTCGGCTCGTCGGCCGCCCAGTCGGTGATCCTGATGGGGCTGGCCCTGCTCCTCACCTATGCGCAGTTCCGCTTCATCGAGCGGCGCGTGAACTACAGCGTGTAA
- the xylB gene encoding xylulokinase: MGTIGIDLGTSSLKAILVDGQQRVVAGTTRALTVHRPQPLWSEQEPGDWVAAALGALHDLREAAPAAFRLCRGIGLSGQMHGAVLLDEADRPLRPCILWNDGRASAECAELEAAEPASRAITGNIAMPGFTAPKLLWVRRHEPGLFRRIRKVLLPKAYLRLVLTGEAIEEMSDASGTLWLDVGSRDWSQRMLAATGLDRSQMPALVEGSQPAGRMRGDLARELGFDSPPLFAGGAGDNAAGAVGLGAVTAGSSFLSLGTSGVLWRTTAGFEPRADRAVHAFCHALPGLWHQMSVHLSAAASLNWWANLVGGTEVELLAALGEMVTAPSLALFTPYLSGERTPHNDPQMRGGFARLGHETGRNAMTQAVLEGVAFAFRDGKAALESAGGPITEAVVIGGGARSGLWLSILASVLDMRLHRYPQAETGAAFGAARLARLACTGENPAEICTQPLGSPEIFNPQRELVAAYRERYDDWQSAAEFSRAMH; this comes from the coding sequence ATGGGCACTATCGGCATCGATCTCGGCACCTCGTCGCTCAAGGCCATCCTGGTCGACGGGCAGCAGCGCGTCGTCGCCGGCACGACGCGCGCGCTCACCGTGCATCGTCCGCAGCCACTCTGGTCGGAGCAGGAGCCGGGCGACTGGGTCGCCGCCGCCTTGGGCGCCTTGCACGACCTCAGGGAGGCTGCTCCGGCTGCCTTTCGTCTCTGCCGGGGCATCGGGCTCTCCGGGCAGATGCATGGCGCGGTTCTCCTGGACGAGGCCGACCGGCCGCTGCGTCCCTGCATCCTCTGGAACGATGGCCGCGCCAGCGCGGAATGCGCCGAGCTCGAGGCGGCCGAACCGGCCTCGCGCGCCATCACCGGCAATATCGCGATGCCGGGCTTCACCGCGCCAAAGCTGCTCTGGGTCCGCCGGCATGAGCCCGGTCTCTTCCGGCGCATCCGGAAGGTCCTCCTGCCGAAAGCCTATCTGCGCCTGGTGCTGACCGGGGAGGCGATCGAGGAGATGTCCGACGCATCAGGCACGCTCTGGCTCGATGTCGGTTCCCGCGACTGGTCGCAGAGGATGCTTGCTGCGACCGGGCTCGACCGCAGCCAGATGCCAGCCCTCGTCGAGGGCTCGCAGCCCGCCGGACGGATGCGCGGGGATCTCGCCCGGGAACTCGGCTTTGATTCTCCGCCGCTCTTTGCCGGAGGGGCGGGCGACAATGCGGCCGGTGCGGTTGGCCTGGGCGCGGTCACTGCCGGGTCGAGTTTCCTGTCCCTTGGCACATCGGGTGTGCTCTGGCGCACCACCGCCGGTTTCGAGCCGCGGGCCGACAGAGCTGTTCATGCCTTCTGCCATGCCTTGCCCGGCCTCTGGCACCAGATGTCGGTCCATCTCTCCGCCGCCGCGAGCCTAAACTGGTGGGCGAATCTGGTCGGAGGCACGGAGGTCGAATTGCTGGCGGCGCTCGGCGAGATGGTCACGGCGCCATCACTGGCGCTGTTCACGCCTTACCTCTCCGGCGAGCGCACGCCCCATAACGACCCGCAGATGCGCGGCGGTTTCGCCCGCCTCGGTCACGAGACCGGCCGCAACGCCATGACGCAGGCGGTGCTGGAGGGTGTCGCCTTTGCATTCAGGGACGGCAAGGCGGCGCTGGAAAGCGCGGGCGGGCCGATCACCGAGGCCGTGGTCATTGGCGGCGGCGCGCGCTCGGGCCTGTGGCTCTCCATCCTCGCCAGCGTCCTGGACATGAGATTGCATCGCTATCCCCAGGCCGAGACCGGCGCCGCCTTCGGGGCGGCGCGGCTCGCCCGCCTGGCCTGCACCGGCGAGAACCCCGCCGAAATCTGTACCCAACCCCTGGGTAGCCCAGAGATCTTCAATCCGCAGCGGGAACTCGTTGCGGCCTATCGGGAGCGCTACGACGATTGGCAGAGCGCCGCAGAATTCAGCCGCGCGATGCATTAG
- a CDS encoding sugar-binding transcriptional regulator, protein MADNDSARLDDAARAGWLYYIAGRTQDDIAGILNISRPAAQRLVSLSRSEGLISFQMNHPIGACMELAARLRDRFELQHCEIAPSDGSAETAAAGVASLGGVLIERWLRSRKSLVMALGTGRSMRASIERVSPMSCPLHRLVSLVGTISPDGSASPFDTLVKLAEITKAQHFPMPLPLYVSSPEERAQLIEIEAIRRIRAIAGEADLWLMGISQIGEDAVLYRDGFMTRSELLEMVRHGAVGEVTGWVFDGEGRLLDRGTNLRVTSVPPEPGSDRLRICIGQGTAKVAPLRAALSGRLVNGLVTDEDTARALLAL, encoded by the coding sequence ATGGCCGATAATGACAGCGCGCGCCTCGACGATGCCGCCCGCGCCGGCTGGCTCTACTACATCGCCGGCCGCACCCAGGACGACATTGCCGGGATCCTGAACATTTCGCGCCCCGCCGCGCAGCGACTGGTTTCGCTGAGCCGCAGCGAGGGGCTGATCAGTTTCCAGATGAACCACCCGATCGGCGCCTGCATGGAGCTCGCGGCGCGGCTGCGCGATCGTTTCGAGCTGCAGCACTGCGAGATCGCGCCCTCCGACGGCTCGGCCGAGACGGCGGCGGCCGGCGTCGCCTCGCTCGGCGGGGTGTTGATCGAGCGCTGGCTGCGCTCGCGCAAATCGCTGGTCATGGCGCTCGGCACTGGTCGCTCGATGCGCGCCAGCATCGAGCGGGTGTCGCCGATGTCCTGCCCGCTGCACCGGCTCGTCTCGCTGGTCGGCACGATCTCGCCGGATGGCTCTGCCAGCCCGTTCGACACGCTGGTCAAGCTCGCCGAGATCACCAAGGCCCAGCATTTCCCGATGCCGCTGCCGCTCTATGTCTCGAGTCCCGAGGAGCGGGCGCAGCTGATCGAGATCGAAGCGATCCGGCGCATCCGTGCCATCGCCGGCGAGGCCGATCTCTGGCTGATGGGCATCAGCCAGATCGGCGAGGATGCCGTGCTTTATCGGGACGGCTTCATGACGCGCAGCGAGCTGCTCGAAATGGTGCGTCACGGCGCAGTCGGCGAGGTCACCGGCTGGGTCTTCGACGGAGAGGGCAGGCTGCTCGACCGCGGCACCAATCTGCGCGTGACCTCCGTGCCGCCGGAGCCCGGCAGCGACCGGCTGCGGATCTGCATCGGGCAGGGCACGGCGAAGGTCGCCCCCCTGCGTGCCGCGCTCAGCGGCCGTCTCGTCAACGGACTCGTCACGGACGAGGATACGGCGCGCGCCCTGCTGGCGCTCTGA
- a CDS encoding extracellular solute-binding protein produces the protein MRPVFGALAGAGAMLLAGLSCAQAATEIEFWHAMSGTLGERVDELVKKFNDSQKDYVVKAVGKGTYDEVLNGTIAAYRAKRQPEIVQSNERSFLTMVNSGAIIPTSELMAQQGQPIDVKKYIAPVVSYYAIDGKLQAMPFNSSTPILFYNRDHFKAAGFDKPGATWQELEPQLEAIKAKGVSKCAMVLPGDYEWSFLENYSAVNDIPYATKRNGMDGLDTSFVFNKGKLVGQVERMKRLIGPGVMQLAGQGVIPIQLFTSGECSTIIASTASHAAVVAAAKFDWSAAEMPFEQGVTPKNSVIGGAALWTLKGHTPEKYKAIGAFYNFLAQTDTQVWWHQATGYVPVTVAAYDAAKAQGYYQKNPTREIAVVQLMRGTPSDNSLGFRIGNSNQINVAIMEEVSAAFLGRKPVQQALDDAVSRGNESLRRYEQLNAGKK, from the coding sequence ATGCGACCTGTCTTTGGTGCGCTCGCTGGTGCGGGCGCGATGCTTCTGGCGGGGTTGTCCTGCGCCCAGGCGGCAACCGAAATCGAGTTCTGGCATGCGATGAGCGGCACGCTCGGCGAACGCGTCGACGAGCTGGTCAAGAAGTTCAACGACTCGCAGAAGGACTATGTCGTCAAGGCGGTCGGCAAGGGCACCTATGACGAGGTCCTGAACGGCACGATCGCCGCCTATCGGGCCAAGCGCCAGCCCGAGATCGTACAGTCGAACGAGCGCTCCTTCCTGACCATGGTCAATTCAGGGGCGATCATCCCGACCAGCGAACTGATGGCCCAGCAGGGCCAGCCGATCGACGTCAAGAAATACATCGCGCCGGTCGTCAGCTACTACGCCATCGACGGCAAGCTCCAGGCGATGCCGTTCAACTCCTCTACGCCGATCCTGTTCTACAACCGCGACCATTTCAAAGCCGCGGGCTTCGACAAGCCGGGCGCGACCTGGCAGGAACTCGAGCCGCAGCTCGAAGCGATCAAGGCCAAGGGCGTGTCGAAATGCGCCATGGTGCTGCCGGGCGACTACGAGTGGAGCTTCCTGGAAAACTACAGCGCCGTGAACGACATCCCGTATGCGACCAAGCGCAACGGCATGGACGGGCTCGACACCAGCTTCGTCTTCAACAAGGGCAAGCTAGTCGGCCAGGTCGAGCGGATGAAGCGTCTGATCGGCCCGGGTGTGATGCAGCTCGCGGGGCAGGGCGTCATTCCGATCCAGCTCTTCACCTCGGGCGAATGCTCGACGATCATCGCCTCGACGGCCTCGCATGCCGCCGTCGTCGCCGCCGCCAAATTCGACTGGAGCGCGGCCGAGATGCCCTTCGAGCAGGGTGTGACGCCTAAGAACAGCGTCATCGGCGGCGCGGCGCTCTGGACCCTGAAGGGGCACACGCCGGAGAAGTACAAGGCGATCGGCGCCTTCTACAATTTCCTGGCCCAGACCGACACGCAGGTCTGGTGGCACCAGGCCACCGGCTATGTGCCGGTCACGGTCGCCGCCTATGACGCCGCCAAGGCGCAGGGCTACTACCAGAAGAACCCGACGCGCGAGATCGCGGTCGTGCAGCTGATGCGCGGCACGCCGAGCGACAATTCGCTGGGCTTCCGCATCGGCAACAGCAACCAGATCAATGTCGCGATCATGGAAGAGGTCTCGGCCGCCTTCCTCGGCCGCAAGCCGGTGCAGCAGGCGCTCGACGATGCCGTCTCACGCGGCAACGAGTCGTTGCGCCGCTACGAGCAGCTCAATGCTGGCAAGAAATAG
- a CDS encoding TetR family transcriptional regulator C-terminal domain-containing protein: MTASFRRTPDFNRRADLIEAALDCIAELGVQGTTVRAVAAHAGVSNGLIRHHFASKDNLMVEAYRRTIEIITGPPLAIIETEGSAHEKLRRFILASISGPVAAPRVLSLWATFISQVPINPAFAEVHRDKYLAYRRACDHLIGEVLTAEQRNPGPSERQRLSIALNAVIDGLWLEGCLSAEEIDERLQAETGIKTIESLLDIKLG, translated from the coding sequence ATGACGGCCTCATTCAGGCGCACCCCTGACTTCAACCGGCGCGCCGACCTGATCGAAGCCGCGCTCGACTGCATCGCGGAGCTTGGCGTCCAGGGCACGACGGTGCGTGCGGTGGCTGCCCATGCCGGCGTCAGCAACGGCCTGATTCGTCACCACTTCGCGTCGAAGGACAATCTGATGGTCGAAGCGTACCGTCGGACGATCGAGATCATCACGGGACCGCCTCTCGCGATCATCGAAACGGAGGGCAGCGCGCACGAGAAGCTGCGCCGGTTCATCCTCGCCAGCATCAGCGGGCCCGTCGCCGCCCCGCGCGTCCTGTCGCTATGGGCGACCTTCATCAGCCAGGTCCCGATCAACCCTGCCTTCGCCGAGGTGCATCGCGACAAATATCTCGCCTACCGGCGCGCCTGCGACCACTTGATCGGCGAAGTGCTGACGGCCGAGCAACGCAATCCAGGCCCATCCGAGCGGCAACGCCTCAGCATCGCGCTCAACGCCGTGATCGACGGGCTCTGGCTTGAAGGGTGCCTCAGCGCAGAGGAAATCGACGAGAGGCTCCAGGCCGAGACCGGGATCAAGACCATCGAAAGCCTGCTGGACATCAAGCTCGGCTGA